A window from Cryptomeria japonica chromosome 1, Sugi_1.0, whole genome shotgun sequence encodes these proteins:
- the LOC131858092 gene encoding UDP-glycosyltransferase 73D1-like, with the protein MSMDGLQNPHVAVLPFPALGHYIPLLELSRLVASQGLTISYVTTPANVPRLQDFVDEAVNCGIDLRLLVLPTPHVEGLPEGRESSDVCPPESDGSIFALANKLQQPFDAWMEQQGLAAPPVCVVFDSFMGWARQSAEKFHISCVEFNPCGAFGVSGSNSASRSIMQRALEKQGEDCLVLSLDLPRPLRFKSNEINKDYWSVDG; encoded by the coding sequence ATGTCGATGGACGGACTCCAGAACCCACATGTTGCGGTCTTGCCGTTTCCTGCGCTGGGCCACTACATTCCTTTGTTGGAACTCTCAAGGCTTGTTGCGTCCCAAGGTCTAACAATCAGCTATGTCACCACGCCCGCCAACGTACCCCGCCTGCAAGACTTCGTAGACGAAGCTGTAAACTGCGGTATCGATCTTCGCCTCCTAGTCCTTCCTACGCCACATGTGGAAGGCCTGCCAGAGGGCCGAGAAAGCTCCGACGTTTGTCCCCCAGAGTCCGACGGCAGCATATTTGCGCTGGCCAACAAGCTCCAACAACCCTTCGATGCTTGGATGGAACAACAGGGACTAGCGGCGCCGCCAGTCTGTGTTGTGTTCGATTCGTTCATGGGATGGGCGCGACAGAGCGCCGAAAAGTTTCATATTTCTTGCGTGGAGTTTAATCCATGCGGAGCCTTTGGAGTCAGCGGGTCCAACTCAGCCTCGCGCTCTATCATGCAGCGGGCGTTGGAGAAACAAGGGGAGGATTGTCTTGTGTTGAGCTTGGATCTTCCCAGGCCCCTAAGATTCAAAAGCAATGAGATAAACAAGGATTACTGGAGTGTAGACGGATGA